The proteins below come from a single Metarhizium brunneum chromosome 1, complete sequence genomic window:
- the ULP1 gene encoding Ubiquitin-like-specific protease 1, whose amino-acid sequence MSGSQQGWLSSLSSLPSLIFPPVSWFINGSPDGSSGAPANLLPLVYSESTVDDAEASETAADTPSSSFANSDASRPWLPRFPKLKRHYPPVERIRTERSPKANANPPHSYRNPRSFPRQRFLADTIYPRLEPSDPRQKDICFALSSLHRQRAPQEPSPAPRALRPPEHPNTVFVEINGIRTNKRRAEDLEVDLVAAIQNSTHTNPPSSISISRTGFFPESESKFQEEIQAHMSHAKPLPELITGMMTNILSTFSDLTGIFSRLLYNQAYEVSESRSYIQIKDPSGLDVAKKRVKLTSEKSDFQWLDRDGLHSLLSRYSHFRHCFDKASSILLAHPSRAEMNKLLKPLLPVLADNADDLNALSSGCDGVDLCRFWFYSWRSMMTYLNTVYEIGSFIKMKNKHHRAPTVWPNSPSSETLETAARIRRFLSDPSLFVVLKSILELSDELVNYPMPADMIDRVVLDMAAVQHNIVLPSYVQSEQFHERLLEYFPPPQRVDPDYACPVLPGAFPEADSEFHDVGLVEPEVPPLPSLSVEPPPRISKRGSTKTDRLRAKFFAAEISRLTPEEFQTKYCGPSDDHRNIENDYSTDFIGKKPLTTAHVGVVRSILKDRKAPKRLTMTRAPKAVRFTEGTITPRQRTHLGLDIRRLLPSSDRATDPVFIGNIKLGQSGPADDKLDVDEWEYLRAQQTNRHVNSIFHGAKISKHKPPANDAIDPSLAIERMLSVSSIESLAISDDTRAGIAIKKEQVAQQAAEDARKYAEERARQELEEKLARTGGLRAPEQPLVSPLSDHWQERAQETLRKSPRTTLAKTGDGIDLRRHDFAKVVKATEWLNDEIVNGCLNWLDQSINSAAGIKDVKKSTRKCLAMSSFFFKFLRENGFTKSERTLRRHGVEKKNFLHVDTLLLPICESSHWTLLVIRPSKKTIAHMDSLNPRGSQTYISLGLGWLKYILAETFVEDEWKVTQHEAPVQTNGYDCGVHTITNGMCVALGLNPIDTYTTEDMPQQRLRLASMLLNGGFTGEFDLRVY is encoded by the exons ATGTCCGGGTCCCAGCAAGGCTGGCTCTCCTCCCTCTCGTCACTTCCTTCCCTGATATTCCCGCCCGTTTCTTGGTTCATCAACGGCTCCCCAGACGGTTCTTCGGGCGCCCCCGCGAATCTCTTGCCACTCGTTTATTCGGAAAGCACCGTGGACGATGCAGAAGCTTCCGAGACCGCTGCCGATACCCCTTCGAGCTCTTTTGCTAATTCTGATGCTTC ACGTCCTTGGTTGCCTCGATTCCCCAAGCTAAAGAGACATTACCCCCCGGTTGAACGCATTCGGACCGAACGAAGCCCAAAGGCCAACGCTAATCCTCCACACTCGTACCGAAACCCACGATCCTTTCCCAGACAAAGATTCCTGGCCGATACTATCTATCCTCGACTTGAACCATCCGATCCTAGACAAAAAGATATTTGTTTTGCGTTGTCTTCTCTGCATAGACAGCGGGCACCCCAAGAGCCAAGTCCTGCACCACGAGCTCTTCGCCCCCCCGAGCACCCGAATACAGTATTTGTTGAAATCAATGGAATTCGTACAAACAAACGTCGCGCTGAAGACCTCGAGGTTGATCTGGTTGCTGCCATTCAAAACTCGACTCATACCAATCCTCCATCATCTATTTCTATCTCTCGCACAGGGTTTTTCCCGGAGTCCGAGTCCAAGTTCCAGGAAGAAATCCAG GCGCACATGTCCCACGCAAAACCTCTTCCAGAACTCATCACCGGGATGATGACCAACATCTTGTCCACCTTCTCAGATCTGACCGGTATATTCAGCCGACTTT TGTATAATCAAGCCTACGAAGTGTCCGAGTCTCGTTCCTATATTCAGATCAAAGATCCATCCGGTCTCGATGTCGCCAAGAAGCGCGTCAAGCTCACTTCTGAGAAATCTGACTTCCAGTGGTTGGATCGAGATGGCCTTCACTCACTGCTTTCCCGCTACAGCCACTTCCGTCATTGCTTTGACAAAGCCAGCTCTATCCTCCTTGCTCATCCGTCGCGTGCAGAGATGAACAAACTCCTCAAACCACTCTTACCGGTCTTGGCGGATAACGCTGATGATCTCAACGCGCTCAGCTCAGGATGCGATGGCGTGGATCTCTGCAGATTCTGGTTCTACTCATGGCGGTCGATGATGACTTATTTGAACACTGTCTATGAAATTGGCAGTTTcatcaagatgaagaatAAGCACCATAGAGCACCAACGGTTTGGCCAAACTCTCCCTCATCAGAAACGCTGGAGACAGCGGCACGAATCAGGAGGTTTCTATCCGACCCAAGCCTTTTTGTTGTGTTGAAATCCATTCTTGAACTGAGCGACGAATTGGTGAATTATCCTATGCCAGCCGACATGATTGATCGAGTGGTCCTCGACATGGCAGCAGTTCAGCACAACATCGTCCTGCCAAGTTATGTGCAGTCTGAACAATTTCACGAACGACTTCTAGAGTATTTCCCGCCTCCTCAACGAGTGGACCCAGACTACGCCTGCCCAGTCCTCCCCGGAGCCTTCCCCGAGGCTGACTCAGAGTTTCACGATGTCGGCTTAGTCGAGCCTGAAGTTCCCCCTTTGCCTTCGCTAAGCGTTGAACCACCTCCTCGCATCTCCAAAAGGGGTTCAACCAAGACTGACCGCTTGAGAGCTAAATTTTTTGCGGCCGAGATATCTCGTCTCACACCGGAGGAATTCCAGACGAAGTACTGCGGACCAAGCGACGATCACCGCAACATAGAAAACGACTACAGCACAGATTTCATCGGAAAGAAGCCACTCACAACAGCCCATGTCGGAGTTGTAAGATCTATTTTGAAGGACCGCAAAGCACCGAAGCGGCTCACCATGACACGCGCCCCAAAGGCCGTGCGTTTTACCGAAGGCACTATCACTCCTCGGCAACGAACGCATCTGGGACTGGACATCCGCAGACTGCTTCCCAGCTCTGATCGCGCTACTGATCCAGTTTTCATTGGTAATATTAAGCTTGGACAGTCGGGGCCTGCCGATGATAAATTGGATGTAGATGAATGGGAATATCTCCGGGCTCAACAAACAAATCGACATGTCAATTCAATTTTTCATGGGGCTAAAATATCGAAGCATAAGCCGCCCGCCAATGACGCTATTGATCCCTCGCTAGCGATCGAGAGAATGCTGTCAGTTTCGTCCATCGAGTCACTAGCCATCAGCGACGACACCAGGGCTGGCATTGCCATTAAGAAAGAACAGGTCGcccagcaagcagcagaagACGCCAGGAAGTATGCCGAGGAGCGCGCCCGTCAAGAACTTGAAGAAAAGCTCGCCAGAACAGGGGGTCTTCGAGCTCCAGAGCAGCCTCTCGTATCACCACTCAGTGACCACTGGCAAGAGCGGGCTCAAGAAACTCTCCGCAAATCACCTCGAACTACGCTGGCAAAAACAGGAGACGGCATTGATCTCAGACGACACGACTTCGCCAAAGTCGTGAAAGCTACAGAGTGGCTTAACGATGAAATCGTCAATGGCTGTCTCAATTGGCTGGACCAATCCATTAATTCGGCTGCTGGCATTAAGGATGTCAAGAAGAGCACCCGCAAGTGTCTTGCGAtgtcctccttcttctttaaATTTTTGCGGGAGAACGGATTCACCAAATCCGAAAGAACTCTCCGACGCCATGGAGTGGAAAAGAAGAACTTCCTCCATGTGGATACCCTGCTTCTCCCCATTTGCGAGAGCTCACACTGGACGCTCCTCGTCATTCGGCCAAGCAAAAAGACGATAGCACATATGGATTCCTTGAACCCACGAGGTTCACAAACATACATTAGTTTGGGTTTAGGGTGGCTCAAATACATTCTGGCGGAGACCTTTGTGGAAGATGAGTGGAAGGTGACACAACACGAAGCACCAGTACAAACCAATGGGTACGACTGCGGTGTACACACCATCACCAATGGGATGTGCGTTGCATTGGGCCTGAATCCAATTGACACCTATACTACAGAAGACATGCCACAGCAACGTCTCAGACTGGCCAGTATGCTTTTGAACGGGGGTTTCACGGGAGAGTTCGACCTTCGTGTTTACTAA
- the Gpd2_0 gene encoding Glycerol-3-phosphate dehydrogenase, with translation MSSAASRAIRRLIVSGVFVAGGGALIYSYRPRNIPGSSSAAVPPPTYGPDGSFTRPRFPSIKPRREQLADLRRSAELDSGNEYDMLIIGGGATGAGVALDAATRGMRVALVERDDFSSGTSSKSTKLVHGGVRYLEKAVWNLDYNQYQLVREALKERKYFLQTAPHLSMWLPIMLPLDKWWKAPYYWAGTKFYDFLAGSEGIESSYFLTRSKALEAFPMLKQTNLVGALVYYDGAHNDSRMNVSIAITAALYGATVANHAQVTGLIKDDHGRLCGAEVKDLIAAQDGGPVQEFTVRAKCIVNCTGPFTDSIRKMDDQGCKEIVSPSSGVHVILPGYYSPGKMGLLDPSTSDGRVIFFLPWQGNTIAGTTDSPAPISSTPLPDEESIKWILGEISQYLSPEINVRRGDVLAAWSGIRPLVKDPKAKNTESLVRNHLVDISPSGLLTCAGGKWTTYRQMAEDCVDAAIKEFQLSPSPVINAPRVSGTEVIDDGAILDGSCQTHKVRLIGAHGFSKTLFIPIIQHFGVETEVAKHLTESYGDRAWIVAGLCGLTGQRFPARGERLSRLYPFVDGEVRYAVRHEFAQTAVDVLARRTRLAFLNAQAALEALPGVIDIMTEELGWDCQRQDLEWKDSKHVPLLSLSLDRMRGPVGTAVRKMTKILKEQGRKTLPIHDNHTSFRSDAVCANQTIVAVTFLRSMGLPQPMLSASRRQVEKRELDFENSLEWNMYSRHDKPVDD, from the coding sequence ATGTCATCTGCTGCTAGTCGTGCCATTAGGCGGCTTATTGTTTCCGGCGTATTTGTagctggtggaggagccCTGATATACAGCTACAGACCTCGAAATATTCCGGGCTCCTCCTCTGCCGCTGTTCCGCCGCCTACTTACGGTCCAGATGGATCCTTTACCAGGCCACGGTTCCCGAGCATCAAGCCACGACGTGAACAATTGGCAGACTTGCGTCGAAGTGCCGAACTGGATTCTGGGAACGAATACGATATGCTGATTATTGGAGGAGGAGCTACAGGTGCCGGCGTAGCGCTTGATGCTGCAACTCGCGGCATGAGAGTGGCCCTCGTCGAACGAGATGATTTCAGCAGTGGGACCAGTAGCAAGAGTACCAAACTTGTCCATGGAGGTGTTCGCTACCTCGAAAAAGCAGTGTGGAATCTTGACTATAACCAGTATCAACTTGTCAGGGAAGCGCTCAAAGAAAGGAAGTATTTCTTGCAAACCGCTCCGCACCTGAGCATGTGGCTACCCATTATGCTGCCTCTTGATAAGTGGTGGAAAGCGCCTTACTATTGGGCGGGCACCAAGTTTTACGACTTCTTGGCCGGCAGCGAAGGAATTGAAAGCTCCTATTTCTTGACTCGTAGCAAAGCTCTCGAGGCATTCCCTATGCTGAAGCAGACGAATTTGGTTGGGGCACTAGTCTATTACGATGGAGCACATAACGACTCGCGGATGAATGTTTCAATTGCCATAACTGCAGCTCTCTATGGCGCGACGGTTGCCAACCATGCTCAAGTCACCGGCCTCATCAAAGATGATCATGGACGTCTTTGCGGAGCTGAGGTTAAGGATCTCATCGCCGCTCAAGACGGCGGACCGGTGCAAGAGTTTACAGTGCGAGCGAAGTGCATAGTCAATTGTACCGGCCCATTCACCGACTCGATAAGAAAGATGGATGACCAAGGGTGCAAGGAAATTGTTTCCCCCTCATCTGGCGTACACGTCATTCTTCCCGGCTACTACAGCCCTGGAAAAATGGGACTTCTTGATCCTTCGACATCTGATGGCCGTGTTATCTTCTTTCTCCCATGGCAAGGGAATACCATCGCAGGTACTACTGATTCACCAGCTCCAATTTCATCCACTCCGCTACCGGATGAGGAGTCTATCAAGTGGATACTTGGAGAAATCAGCCAGTATCTGTCTCCGGAGATTAATGTGCGCCGAGGGGATGTGTTGGCGGCCTGGTCTGGAATCCGGCCGTTGGTCAAAGATccaaaggccaagaacaCAGAGTCTCTGGTACGCAACCATCTTGTTGACATATCCCCGTCCGGTCTCTTGACTTGTGCTGGTGGGAAGTGGACTACTTATCGCCAAATGGCAGAGGACTGTGTCGACGCTGCCATTAAAGAGTTTCAACTTAGTCCTAGTCCTGTCATCAACGCACCACGCGTCAGTGGCACTGAAGTGATCGACGATGGTGCTATTTTGGATGGCTCCTGTCAGACTCACAAGGTTCGCTTAATAGGCGCCCATGGTTTTAGCAAAACACTTTTCATACCAATTATCCAGCATTTTGGCGTTGAGACGGAGGTAGCCAAGCATTTGACAGAAAGCTATGGCGATCGGGCCTGGATTGTTGCGGGACTGTGTGGGCTGACTGGCCAGAGATTCCCGGCTCGAGGAGAGCGTCTATCACGCTTGTATCCATTTGTTGACGGTGAGGTTCGTTATGCAGTAAGGCATGAGTTTGCCCAGACAGCTGTTGACGTTTTGGCACGCCGAACCCGGCTTGCTTTCTTGAATGCGCAGGCAGCTCTGGAGGCGCTCCCTGGCGTAATTGATATCATGACCGAGGAGCTTGGCTGGGATTGTCAGCGCCAAGATCTTGAATGGAAAGATAGTAAGCATGTTCCCCTCCTCTCCCTGTCCCTTGATCGGATGCGTGGCCCCGTCGGCACTGCAGTCCGTAAAATGACCAAAATTTTGAAAGAGCAGGGCAGAAAGACCCTGCCTATACACGATAACCATACCTCCTTCAGAAGCGATGCGGTTTGCGCTAACCAAACAATCGTAGCTGTGACTTTTTTGAGATCCATGGGCCTGCCGCAACCAATGCTCTCGGCTTCAAGGAGGCAGGTAGAGAAACGTGAGCTAGATTTTGAAAATTCACTTGAGTGGAACATGTATTCTCGGCACGATAAGCCCGTTGATGATTGA